The genomic stretch TTAACACTTTTTCCGGAACCAAGTCTCCAAACTAGACTATCAACAAACTTCTTCCAAACTTGAAAGATACCTTTCCAGGCATTATATGAAGATAGATGTTTTGTGATAAGTGGCAGAGAGTCATCTCCACATCATACTTGTTGCGGACTATCTTTACCTATAGTGCATCCTTATTATGGATTAGTTTTTCAGCCAGCTTCATAAGATTCGTATTGTTCAACACCCTAGCTAGTCTGAAGCCCAAACCACCCTGATTTTTGGGAAGGCAAACTTTTTCCCAGCTCATGAGGTGGGTTTCCTTCCCGAGCTAGCATTTTTCCATAAGAAGTTCCTGCAAATTTTATCAATACTATTGCAAACACTCAAAAGAAGTTTCATGGTTTGCATGACATAGGAAGAAATAGACGCTAGTGTTGATTAGGTGAGAGTAACTCTACCTACAAGAGAAAGATTTATAGCCATTCTATCTAAAATGAACTGAAAGTCCTCCTTCTAGGAATGACCATGAAAGAGAGGGACTCCAAAGTACATTCCCAAATTGTTTGTTAGCCTCATTCCCAAAGTATCACTCGGTTATTTTTTCCTAGTGAAGCACATATTCTCAGAGAAGAAAATACAGGATTTATCATAATTGACTTTCTGATTAGAACACTTACAAAATAAATCTAGAATGTCCCATACCACCTCAACCTGCTCCATAAAAGCCTTTCCAAAGAAATCAATATCATTAGAAAAACATAGATGAGAGAGTTTCGGCCCACCTCTATTCAACACCATCAGCTCCCAAAAATTATGACTAACAGCAACAGAGATAATCTGAGACGGGTGACATGAGATCATCCTATCGAATACCTCTAGAAGGAGTGAAGGAATTGGAGGGAATACCATTCTACAAGACTTTCATCTCAACAGACGAATATCAATGAAAGATTAGGTTAAACAGATTTTCTAGTAGTCTAGCTTCAATTAAAGCATCCCTGATAGATTCTCAATTCAAATgatcatacgctttttccaaatctaTCTTAATAGGCATTGGTAGCACCTTTTTTAATCCTCATGAAATGGATGGCCTCTTGAACTATAATAATATTGTCTGCACTTTGTCTGTCACGGACAAAATTTAACTAGGAGGGACCAATTAATTTGGACGTTACCTCTTTCAACCGATGAGAAATAATATTCATAATGAGATTATAAAAAACATTACAAAGCCCAATAGGATTAAAGTGGTTAAAGGTTTATGGAGCATCAGTTTTTGGGATAAACGAGATATAAGTGCTATTCGCCACTTTAATTTCTTCATGATTAttgaaaaccctaaaaacctaATTTACTACTGAATTCTTTACAAATTCTCAGTTGTTCTGATAAAATATCGGGGACAGACTGTCTAGTCCCAGCACCTTCCAGGTTTCCATAGAGGACATAGAAGATTGAATTTCTTGAACAGCCACCATTCTTCCTATCTGGTTTTGTTCTACATTTGTTAGAGTAGGAAAAAGGTACGAAGCATTTAGTTTCTCACAATTCCCATCATGAAAGTACAAAGTGAGGAAATGTTGTGCTCCAATATTTTGAACTTATTGCACATCATCGACCCATTTACATTCTGCATTTTTAATTATAGTTATTCTATTCATTTTCCTCCTGGCAGATGTTGTGTTATGGAAGTAAACAGTATTTTTATCTTCATAATTAATCCACTTGCACTTAGAACATTGCTTTCAGTAGACTTCTTTTTGAATAAGTAAAGTTTTCAATTTCTTCCACGGTTAGGTTGAatgatttttaagaaaaagattcaGCATGAAACTGCGGTGAACAAATATACCATTTAATTTCGTCAgtaaccaatttttttttaattagatcaccAAAAACTTTTCGATTCTAAATTATATCAACCTTTATGAAAATAGAAATATTTACCTTTAGCGATTGATCACCATCTCAACAACCCCGTAAAAAGTTATTAAAATCGTATGAACTAGAATTTGGCGCATTTAAGAATGTTTGAAAAGCattaaaaatagtattttacaataaaataattatatttaaataacaaaTCGTTTATAAGTaaaaacaatatttaaaaaacttacaattattataaaaaaaattttgaaattgcaatgattttactaatttaattttaaatattaaatattaaatattaaacaatataacCTCTTACACTATATCCACTCTTAGAATTATATCACTTAAACTTAActctttcttttatatatttcaaatataataaatctaataattgattattttaaaaaataattaaaatatatattcaaatagatcattaataacatttttgtcCAACATTTTAGTTCTCAAAAAGATTTTATTACATTAAAGTGGATATATACTGAAATAGTTAAGTGTCTAGTCACGGCCAACAAAGCAATCGCCGCCATTTCACTCTGCTAGTCGTCAAGAAGAAGAGCATATCCACAGCGATCCACAGCGAGCCACAGCCACCTTCTCCGCTTCTTCAaacaaaacacacaaacccTCCCTCACTATACTCTCTACTACTCTATCTTCTACTCTCAGTTAGGGTTTCACTTCCATGGCCACCACTGTCTTCCGCTCCCCTATTGTCTCCCCCTGCACCTCCATTTCCACTTCCCAACCCCACCACCGCATCTTCCTCCATTTCCCTCAACGCTTCCGATTCAGCTTCACCTCACACACACCACAACATTCTCCCACCTTCGCTATTTCTTGCTCCGCCCAATCCGAATTCCCCGCTCCTCGCCGCCGCCCTCCGTACATTCCGAACCACATCCCGGACCCAAACTATGTTCGGATTTTCGACACCACCCTCCGCGACGGCGAGCAGTCCCCCGGTGCCTCCATGACGTCCAAGGAGAAGCTCGACATTGCGCGCCAGCTCGCGAGGCTCGGCGTAGACATCATCGAGGCTGGCTTCCCCGCCGCCTCCAACGAGGACTTCGAGGCCGTCAAGATGATCGCCAAGGAGGTCGGTAACGCCGTCGACGCCGACGGCTACGTTCCTGTCATCTGCGGCCTCTCCAGGTGCAACGAGAAGGACATCCGGACTGCCTGGGAGGCCGTGAAGTACGCCAAGAGGCCCAGGATCCACACGTTCATCGCCACCAGCGCCATTCACATGGAGTTCAAGCTCAGAAAAACCAAAGAGCAAGTCGTTGAGATTGCTCGCAATATGGTCAAGTTCGCTCGCAGCTTAGGATGCGAAGACGTCGAGTTCAGTCCCGAAGATGCTGGAAGGTCATATACTGTTATATTTGAATATAATGAATAGTACATGAACCTTTTGCTTGTTTCATAAGTTAGTTAATTATTCGCATTCTTAGGTTTTTCCGTGCCGTAGTGTTGCCATTAATCTTACTGATAAAGTTAAGGGTAATTACGGTGTCTCGTACTTTTGGAATCGGAGAGTATAGAAtagctatttatttatttgttgtcTTTCGGAATTAGCTATATTTTTGCCTCTCTGGGTGTGAGTGGAGAAGTAATGTTTGATGGTTTGTCTATATGCTACCAGGTCGGATAGGGAGTTTCTTTATGAAATTTTAGGTGAAGTTATCAAGGCCGGGGCAACAACCCTAAACATACCTGATACTGTGGGCATAAATATGCCGAGCGAATTCGGAAAGTTGATTGCTGATATAAAAGCTAATACTCCTGGAGTTGAAAACGTTATTATTTCGACCCACTGCCAAAATGATCTTGGACTCTCTACTGCAAACACCATTCAGGTATACTGATGACTTCTTTACTATTTAGAGTGAGCACAGAGTAAAAATAGAATCTAGATTTTAACTGCATTTAGATGCTTTCAGGGTGCACATGCTGGTGCAAGGCAATTGGAAGTAACTATTAACGGGATCGGTGAAAGGGCTGGTAATGCCTCACTTGAAGAGGTGAGGATAATATTCTATTGTGTACTTGATGGATAACCATTATGGGAGCAGAGTCATGCATAGTTCATTTTGATAGCCGCAGTTTTTGTCTTTCTATAGACCTGAATAATAATGTTTGGAATAACTTATATTTTGGAGTATTTGGTAacttgctcttttttttttctttcaaggTTGTGATGGCCCTGAAATGTGGGGAACATGTCTTTGGTGGTCTTTATACTGGGATCAATGCAAAACACATCTATATGACAAGCAGGATGGTCATATATCTGAAACcaatcttttattatttcttttccatttttaaGGCCATTACcaattgatgattttttttaataatagtatatattttttttataggttGAAGAGTACACTGGTTTGCAGTTACAACCACACAAAGCTCTTGTGGGAGCTAATGCCTTTGCTCATGAAAGTGGCATACACCAGGTTGGTTTGTTAATTACATATATGCATGTATATACCTACAGAATTGGACTTGAACTCAAGCATTTACCTTTGTGAAGTTTACAACTTGGCACAAAAATCCATGTTATTGCTGAATTGAATTTCACTAGTAAAAGTTCAGCTATTGCTCTAACATAATAAGTATTCGCAAGTTAATAATATTGCCTGTGTTTGGCTGTTAGCTGAAGCTATGTACCATATGGGCCAAAATTTAGAATTAGTTCCGTCAAGGGGTGAACACTTTAGGAATAGACTTTTATTGATTTCCTTCCCATAAAACAGCCAACattctattctttctttttcattttttttttctagccCTGGTTGCAGCA from Arachis stenosperma cultivar V10309 chromosome 9, arast.V10309.gnm1.PFL2, whole genome shotgun sequence encodes the following:
- the LOC130950618 gene encoding 2-isopropylmalate synthase 2, chloroplastic-like, with amino-acid sequence MATTVFRSPIVSPCTSISTSQPHHRIFLHFPQRFRFSFTSHTPQHSPTFAISCSAQSEFPAPRRRPPYIPNHIPDPNYVRIFDTTLRDGEQSPGASMTSKEKLDIARQLARLGVDIIEAGFPAASNEDFEAVKMIAKEVGNAVDADGYVPVICGLSRCNEKDIRTAWEAVKYAKRPRIHTFIATSAIHMEFKLRKTKEQVVEIARNMVKFARSLGCEDVEFSPEDAGRSDREFLYEILGEVIKAGATTLNIPDTVGINMPSEFGKLIADIKANTPGVENVIISTHCQNDLGLSTANTIQGAHAGARQLEVTINGIGERAGNASLEEVVMALKCGEHVFGGLYTGINAKHIYMTSRMVEEYTGLQLQPHKALVGANAFAHESGIHQDGMLKHKGTYEIISPEDIGFERANEAGIVLGKLSGRHALRKRLEELGYELKDDQVESLFWRFKAVAEQKKRVTDADLRALVSDEVFQAEPIWKLGDLQVTCGTLGLSTATVKLIGLDGTTHVACSVGTGPVDSAYKAVDLIVKEPVTLLEYSMNAVTEGIDAIATTRVVIIGDKSRTSTHALTGETVHRTFSGSGAGMDVVVSSVKAYIAAVNKMLGFKDTAAPASASASAEKVSISA